The Bacillota bacterium region CGGCACCACCACCATACTGAACGTGGACGGGTTCGCCCTGCCCGAGGAGGTGGAAGCCGCTCGTCGATACCATCCCCTGAACCTGAAGACGGCCAGTTCCCACACCCCGCTCAACCTCAAGGCGGCGGCGCTGGCGGATGGTAAGGGGCTTTCCCCGCGACACCGCAAGATGACGGCGGAGAAGATGGTGGAGGCCGGGGCCGTCTGCCTGGGAGAAATCGGAGGGGGTCATACCCTGGGTGGGGGTGGCCAGGAATACCTGTACATACCGCGGGCCATACGGGCACGGACGGGAAGGTACGTATCGCCGGCCGGGGCGCGAGCTCTTAAGACGGCCGTGCTGGGCCGGTACATCGATCCCCGGGCTTACAGCGAGGAAGCCGTGCGGGCGGTGTTGGCCGAGCTGGGCCTCGCCGGCCTCCTTTCGCCCGAGGAGGCGAGACGACTGGTGGAAGACGCGGTGCTGCCTTCGTTCCGGGTGGCGCTGGACGGGATGCGGGAGGCCGCCGAAGTGGCGGCCCGGCTGGGAGTCCCCGTCATCCTCCACACCGCCGCCCCTTCCAAGGCCGTATTGCTGGAACTGAGCCGAAAGGCACCCCGGCTCACGGCGGGAGACCGGTCCGCGGGGGAATGCCGGTTCATCGCCGCCCACTGCAACCACGATTCCCTGCTGGTAGATGAAGCGGTCGACTTGGCCGTGCGGCTGCGGGCAGCCGGGATCCTGGTGGATGTGGCCACCTTCGATGCGTTGGGGGCCCGGTACACCACCCCGGGCCCGGAAGTCCTCCTGGAGCTGGTCGCACGGGGGGCTGCCGACCTGGTGTCCACGGACTACGCGGGAGGCCTGTTCGACCCCCAGGTGGTGGCTCTGGCGGAGGTGGTAAGGCGCGGATTGCGGCCCCTTCCCGAGGCAGTGGCCATGGTCACGGGAAGGGTGGCGGATGCCATCCCCTGCCTGGCTCCCGGTCGCGGTTACCTGGCGCGGGGCCGG contains the following coding sequences:
- a CDS encoding amidohydrolase family protein, producing the protein MRYFVTGGTVVTGDGRTVLEEAAVVVEGTLIADVLPGSPADNPTAPDPSGGATGPSGSASTACAGEVIDARGCYVVPGLINHHAHGCALGPLFASGAEPLSGEEVRQNLLRHLEAGTTTILNVDGFALPEEVEAARRYHPLNLKTASSHTPLNLKAAALADGKGLSPRHRKMTAEKMVEAGAVCLGEIGGGHTLGGGGQEYLYIPRAIRARTGRYVSPAGARALKTAVLGRYIDPRAYSEEAVRAVLAELGLAGLLSPEEARRLVEDAVLPSFRVALDGMREAAEVAARLGVPVILHTAAPSKAVLLELSRKAPRLTAGDRSAGECRFIAAHCNHDSLLVDEAVDLAVRLRAAGILVDVATFDALGARYTTPGPEVLLELVARGAADLVSTDYAGGLFDPQVVALAEVVRRGLRPLPEAVAMVTGRVADAIPCLAPGRGYLARGRVADLVLLRQDDLTQVELVMVEGRVVTHRAPDVRV